From Longimicrobium sp.:
CGCATGCCACCAGCGTGCTGCCGCGCATCATCTCGCGGCGTGGCGGGTTGCGGGCCGAGCACGCGGTGGACGGCGCACCCATCGAGCCAGGATGTGTGTACGTAGCCCCGCCCGACCGCCACCTGTTGGTGGAGCACGGGCACATGCGGCTGGTGCGCGGCCCGCGCGAGAACAACGCCCGCCCGGCCATCGACCCCTTGTTCCGCAGCGCGGCGCGCGCGTACGGTGCCCGGGTGATCGGCGTGGTGCTCACCGGCAACCTGGACGACGGCACGGCGGGGCTGATGTCCATCCGGTCGGCGGGCGGGCTGGCGGTGGTTCAGAGCCCCGACGACGCGCTGTACGCGGGGATGCCCGCCAGCGCCATCGCCAACGTCGACGTACAGCATGTGCTGCCGCTGCCGGGCATCGCGGCGCTGCTCGCCGCGCGGGTGGGGGAGGCGGTACCGGACCAGGAGGAGGGCGACGTGGCGCGGAAGCAGGCGGACGAGGTGGGGATCTCGGAGATGCGGCGCGAGAGCATCGAGGCCGAGCGGGCGGGCGCGCCGTCGGGGTTCGCCTGCCCCGAGTGCAACGGGGTGCTGTGGGAAAGTGCCGACGAGAGCCTGCCGCGGTTCCGCTGCCGGGTGGGCCACGCGTACTCCATCGAAAGCCTGCTGGCGGGCCAGGGCACCGCGCTGGACGCGGCGCTCTGGGCCGCCTACCGCGCCCTGGAAGAGCGTGCGGCGCTCA
This genomic window contains:
- a CDS encoding chemotaxis protein CheB; protein product: MAERDIVVIGASAGGVEAVAALAGALPRDLAAAVFVVVHFPAHATSVLPRIISRRGGLRAEHAVDGAPIEPGCVYVAPPDRHLLVEHGHMRLVRGPRENNARPAIDPLFRSAARAYGARVIGVVLTGNLDDGTAGLMSIRSAGGLAVVQSPDDALYAGMPASAIANVDVQHVLPLPGIAALLAARVGEAVPDQEEGDVARKQADEVGISEMRRESIEAERAGAPSGFACPECNGVLWESADESLPRFRCRVGHAYSIESLLAGQGTALDAALWAAYRALEERAALTERMAERMRERGQSRLADRFAEQTTETRVRADLIRRVLLTAPEEIPFVEPEPEPERSASD